CAAAGCTAACTAGTCCTAATAGCAACAGGCTCATAACTATTTCGTTCAACAGTTGTTACAGGTTACTTAACATTAACTTAAATCGTTAACTTAAGTTACTCAGGTTGAAGAAATGTAAAGTCATGACTGATAGTTACTCCTCTCGACCGGGTTAATGGCAGGTTGAGACTAGTAAGGTCAATAACTACTGGCTGAGTTGACTGCGCCAGAGAGCAATACGCTCTTGAGCCTCAGCATAGGTACTCGTGCTGGCTGGAATTTGACTGGCAATGGCGATCGCACCAATGAAGTCTGCTTGCAGTGCCCGCTCATTGGCAATGGACAGCAGCCGCCGACTCCATTGGTCAACAGCCGCTCCTGCTTGAGCACTATAGGTGCTAGATTCAGGCACTTGGCCTGCAATGCGAACAGCTTCTTGCAAATCAGCCACTGAGCCAGATGCAGCGAGACGACGGGCTTGTTCCCAGCGTTCTTGCCCTTGAACTTGGTCGCGCCACACTCGCAGATGGCGACGAGCTTCCTTAGAGAGAGAGCGTCCCGAGCCAATTTGTTCCGCAACCACGATCGCCTCTGGAAATCGACCGTTATTCGCTAGCTCCAAAGCTCGATCTAAAATTGGGCGGTCTTCAAATTCTTCAATCTGTCCTCTCCACGCCTTCACTAGCTCCTGTGCTTCAGGATAAAGCGCCCGACCAGGTTGCACTCGGCTAGCTTGGGCGATCGCTGCACTCAATGCTGCTACATCACCAGCTAAGGCCAGCGCCTTGGCATTATTTAAGATGGGCCGATCTTCCAGCGATTCCAACTGCTGTCGCCAGTTATCAATTTTTTTCTGGGCATCTTTCCAGCGGTTGCTATTGTCAGAAATGCGGCTAGCTTCAGAAATAGCACTGGCTAACCCTGCTGGATCGCCAGAGGCAGCTAGCTGCTGGGCTATGGCTAGACGGTTGACAGCATCAATATCGTTGCGCCAGCGTTTAATCATGCGCTGAGCATCACCATACAAAGCGCTTTGAACACTAATCTTTTCTGCCTGGGTGATAGCATCTTGCAAGTCGGCAATACTGCCTTTCCATGCCTTAGACTGGGCGTTTGCCAGTAGAGTAAAGTCTTTGATTTCGTCTTGCAGGCCAGCACTTTCAGGAATTCTACGCAGGATATCCATAGCATCCTGGTAATTTTGGTTGTCCAGGCTGGTTTGGGCGATCGCCAACAACTGCAAGCTAATTTTCTTGAGTTCCTTTTGGGCTTCTGCGTAGAGATAATCTGACTTGTCAATAGTGGCCAGCAGATCGATCGCTTCTAGTAAGCTGTCCACGTCTCCTGCTTCTGCCAACATCATCGCCCGGTTAATCTTGGTATTGGTCTGACGAGCCAGCAAAATTTTGCCTGATAACTCTCGATATTTCACCGTTGACCAATACTCATTCTCTACCATCAACAGTCGAGCTGCCAGAGCATAGGCTTTGCCCCAGTCTCGCTTTCGCATAGCAGCTTCCGTTGCCTGAAAGATTAGCTCTCCCCGTTGCCAAATACTCTGCCATTTTTGGATCAACCCATCCACTTGCTTATAGGCAGGGACAGTTTTGGGCAAGCGTCGTGCTGCCTCGATTGCATCTCGAATCCGCCCTTCTTGAAAAGCCTTCTCTGCCAGATTGAGGTAGCTCTTTGCCCACTGCTGGATCATGTCATCGATATGAGGCCGCAGGGCATGGTTCTTAGGTAGACCATTAACCAGGTTAATCGCCTCCAAATAGCCCGTAGGTGTGCCTTTTTCAGCCGCAGCCCTAGCACAAGACAACCGCATAGACGCAGAGGCTGTGGGTAAAAAGATAGCAGGGCAATTAGCTACGGCTGGTAGGTGCAGTAGATTAGCAGCAGCAAAAAAACCTGTGCCAGTAAACACCACCACTGCTGCCGCACCCCATACTTGCCAATGGGTTAGCCATTGCATGGGATGCTGTTGGTCAGCCTCTGCCTCCTCGTCTAGCTCAGGTGCAAGAGCATCATTATCGTCACGATCGTCCATGTAGTCGGAGTACCCCATCAGACTAGGGTCATGGTAAGGACTGGCAGGGTAGGACTGAGGGGTCCATTCGGAAACGCCACGATCAGTTGGCATAGCCCTATCTCAACTAGGTAAACGGTGTGGTCTTAAGGGCAAGAGCATAGCACTAAATTGCGGGAGCGAGTCATTCTTGTCAAGGGGGAATAGCTACATTGCTTGAAAACTATACTGAAGACTAAGCCAATGGTAACCAGATTACCAATGATCGTTCACCTCAATCCCTGACAGTTTGATTGAAACTAGCCAATTTATGGGTTACGGTCTTTCTCCATGGAATCTAGTACACTATCCGCAAGTTGACACCAAACTTGACGAAAGCGATCATCCTCTGGACGTTCTGTGAGTGGTCGTCCCTGCAACTCTGGGTAGCGAGCATACAACTGCTCATCCACACGGCGATACAGCGATCGCAGTTCCTCGGCTGAAATCTTCAGCGCTTTGTAACGAGCCACCACTCGTTGTTGACAAGACTGGGCCGATGAACGGAATGGCCAATTCAGGTCTGGGAACTTAAGACTAGGGAATTGTAACTTAGGCGCTTTGCTAGAGGGGACTTTGAACCAGTCTGGCGGTTGCCAAGCTCCCCGAAGAACCATAGTGAGTGCAAACAATCCTCCAATAACTGCTAAGGCTAACAGTAAAGTGATAGTGCGATAGACGAACTCAGCACTGTTAAACAAAAATTCCACTAGGAGTCCAGCCGCCTTGATCACCCAGAGCAACAGTAGCACAGTTGTCCGCAATGTCCACCAAGTTACTCTCACCAGCATTCCTAGCCCAGCCCTAAGGTCTGTCCATAGGGATCCATTAGCTTCGGTTTCATAGGATTGGGTAGGTACTGGAGCCGATCGGGAATCCTGATGACCCCCATAGACAGTACGCTGTCGCCAAGGAGACACAACTAGGGTCGGCAATGCTGTCAAGTGATTCATGAGACGACTGCGGGCCATGGTTTTGGCAGGCAGAGGTGTAGCGCTAGTTAGGGCTTGAATGACAGCCTCTGCTGTAGGATACCGATTCTCTATGCGGTCGGCTAACATGCGGGCTAGCACTGATCGCAACTCTGGACTGATAGGGATCATCTGCCACTGCCAATCGCCGCGATAGCTGTTATATAACTCAGTGGGTGGCCGCCCTGTTAGTAACACCAACATCGTCACTGCTAGGGCATAAAGGTCGCTGGCTGGTTGAACATAACCACGCATCTGCTCAGGTGGTGTGTAGCCTGCCTTGAAGAGATGGGTTGGCATAGGTTGATGGGCTAAGTGGTGAACAGCAGAAATGGCCACCTGCTTAACTCCACCAAAGTCAATGAGCACTGGCTTGCCCGTGCCCGCCTGTTGAATCAGGTTATCGGGTGCAATATCCCGATGAATGACACCCCGATCGTGAATGTAGCTAAGCACTGGCAAAATATCTAGCAACAGTTGGCGAATCGTAGCTTCTTCAAATCGCCTACCTTGCTGCAACAACTCCCAGTAGGTCACCCCCTGAATGTATTGCTGTACAAGGAAAAGGCTCTCTTGCCCTTGCCAACGCACCTGTAACAGCTCTCGAAACTCTGGAATTTGAGGGTGCTTGAGCTGGTAGAGCACTCCAGCTTCTCGCTGAAACAGTTCTCGTGCCTTTGCCAATGCATCAGCCCCTTGCACTTGGGGAGCAAACTCTTTCATGAGGCACAACTCCCCAAACCGATTGAGATCCTCCGCCAAGTAGGCACGCCCAAATCCCCCTTCTCCGAGAAGCTGAACCACTCGGTAGCGTTGTGCGATCGTAGATCCTGGAGTTAATGAGATAGTCATTTGCCTGTCATGTTGCTGACTGTTGTTACCGTGTTTTTTCAATGACTAGTGACCGATGACCAATGACGAATAATGACCAATCACAGTGGACATAGCCATGTAAAATACTCTGTAGGTATCTGGCTGAATGGCTGCTGGCGATTCGTCGCCTCAACGTCTTAATAGTGCCAGTAGCCCCTCAAATTTTAAGAGATCCATTGGTGTATTGAGGTTCATATATGAATTATCGTGCGTTAGTTGCTGTTGTTCTGGCGTTGTGCCTGAGTCTGCTGACTGCTTGTGGTGGAGATACCCCAGTCGATAGGTCTCAACTGACCTACGACCAGATTAAGGATACAGGGTTGGCTAACCTTTGTCCTGAAATAGCGGCTACTAGCCGGGGGTCAATTCCACTTGATCCTAGTAAATCTTATGTCATTACATCCCTGTGCCTCCAGCCGAATGAGTTCTACGTGAAGGAAGAACCCGTTAGTAAGCGACAAACTGCCCAATATGTGCCAGCTAAGCTGATAACTCGTGAAACAACTTCACTTGACCAAGTTCAGGGCAAGCTTAAAATCAACTCTGATGGCAGCTTAACCTTCATCGAAGAGGATGGATTCGACTTCCAGCCAGTAACCGTTCAGTTACCCGGACGCGAGCAGTTTCCACTGCTGTTTACAATCAAGGAACTAGTGGCAACTACT
This genomic interval from Cyanobacteriota bacterium contains the following:
- a CDS encoding chromosome segregation ATPase yields the protein MPTDRGVSEWTPQSYPASPYHDPSLMGYSDYMDDRDDNDALAPELDEEAEADQQHPMQWLTHWQVWGAAAVVVFTGTGFFAAANLLHLPAVANCPAIFLPTASASMRLSCARAAAEKGTPTGYLEAINLVNGLPKNHALRPHIDDMIQQWAKSYLNLAEKAFQEGRIRDAIEAARRLPKTVPAYKQVDGLIQKWQSIWQRGELIFQATEAAMRKRDWGKAYALAARLLMVENEYWSTVKYRELSGKILLARQTNTKINRAMMLAEAGDVDSLLEAIDLLATIDKSDYLYAEAQKELKKISLQLLAIAQTSLDNQNYQDAMDILRRIPESAGLQDEIKDFTLLANAQSKAWKGSIADLQDAITQAEKISVQSALYGDAQRMIKRWRNDIDAVNRLAIAQQLAASGDPAGLASAISEASRISDNSNRWKDAQKKIDNWRQQLESLEDRPILNNAKALALAGDVAALSAAIAQASRVQPGRALYPEAQELVKAWRGQIEEFEDRPILDRALELANNGRFPEAIVVAEQIGSGRSLSKEARRHLRVWRDQVQGQERWEQARRLAASGSVADLQEAVRIAGQVPESSTYSAQAGAAVDQWSRRLLSIANERALQADFIGAIAIASQIPASTSTYAEAQERIALWRSQLSQ
- a CDS encoding serine/threonine protein kinase; protein product: MTISLTPGSTIAQRYRVVQLLGEGGFGRAYLAEDLNRFGELCLMKEFAPQVQGADALAKARELFQREAGVLYQLKHPQIPEFRELLQVRWQGQESLFLVQQYIQGVTYWELLQQGRRFEEATIRQLLLDILPVLSYIHDRGVIHRDIAPDNLIQQAGTGKPVLIDFGGVKQVAISAVHHLAHQPMPTHLFKAGYTPPEQMRGYVQPASDLYALAVTMLVLLTGRPPTELYNSYRGDWQWQMIPISPELRSVLARMLADRIENRYPTAEAVIQALTSATPLPAKTMARSRLMNHLTALPTLVVSPWRQRTVYGGHQDSRSAPVPTQSYETEANGSLWTDLRAGLGMLVRVTWWTLRTTVLLLLWVIKAAGLLVEFLFNSAEFVYRTITLLLALAVIGGLFALTMVLRGAWQPPDWFKVPSSKAPKLQFPSLKFPDLNWPFRSSAQSCQQRVVARYKALKISAEELRSLYRRVDEQLYARYPELQGRPLTERPEDDRFRQVWCQLADSVLDSMEKDRNP
- a CDS encoding photosystem II manganese-stabilizing polypeptide; this encodes MNYRALVAVVLALCLSLLTACGGDTPVDRSQLTYDQIKDTGLANLCPEIAATSRGSIPLDPSKSYVITSLCLQPNEFYVKEEPVSKRQTAQYVPAKLITRETTSLDQVQGKLKINSDGSLTFIEEDGFDFQPVTVQLPGREQFPLLFTIKELVATTQAGLNAVTTSTDFEGTFKVPSYRTSNFLDPKGRGLTAGYDNAVALPARADSEELVRENVKSFEVGKGKISLQVTRVDSTTGEIAGNFVSEQPSETDMGSKEPSDIKIVGVFYGRVEPAA